A DNA window from Candidatus Methylomirabilota bacterium contains the following coding sequences:
- a CDS encoding acetamidase/formamidase family protein encodes MKRLGLDRTFYHFDPARPPAVRVAPGEELLVEVQDAFGGEREIAKVPDPWTPEWEGHPTPPATGPVYVEGAEPGQTLVVDILEIRTGSEGFVAIQRNAGFLPQRFPTPRMKRVAIKDGLVLFDGIRVPVYPNFGTFSTTPATGGRAGIAGFHGGDLDQKPIAAGHRVFLPVFVPGALFGLGDPHAVISDGIACGTGVECAATARLRFGLLARPVARPRIETADALHLVGFGPDLDTAARDAIEQGITYLASEKGMDAEDAYMLLSLVGDLVVGTSPRPIMGVRLVIPKPILSQLGGSGRPPEIA; translated from the coding sequence GTGAAGCGGCTCGGGCTCGACCGCACCTTCTACCACTTCGACCCGGCCCGCCCGCCGGCGGTCCGGGTGGCTCCCGGCGAGGAGCTCCTGGTGGAGGTCCAGGACGCGTTCGGCGGGGAGCGGGAGATCGCCAAGGTGCCCGACCCCTGGACGCCCGAGTGGGAAGGCCACCCCACGCCGCCGGCGACCGGGCCCGTCTACGTCGAGGGCGCCGAGCCGGGACAGACGCTGGTGGTCGACATCCTCGAGATCCGGACCGGGTCGGAGGGGTTCGTCGCGATCCAGCGGAACGCGGGGTTCCTGCCTCAACGCTTTCCGACGCCCCGGATGAAGCGGGTCGCGATCAAGGACGGCCTGGTGCTCTTCGACGGCATCCGGGTGCCGGTCTACCCGAACTTCGGGACCTTCTCGACGACCCCGGCGACCGGCGGCCGCGCCGGCATCGCCGGTTTCCACGGGGGGGACCTCGACCAGAAGCCGATCGCGGCGGGGCACCGGGTCTTCCTGCCCGTGTTCGTGCCGGGCGCGCTCTTCGGACTCGGCGATCCTCACGCGGTGATCTCGGACGGCATCGCCTGCGGGACCGGCGTCGAGTGCGCGGCCACGGCGCGCCTTCGGTTCGGGCTGCTCGCGCGCCCGGTCGCGCGGCCGCGCATCGAGACGGCCGACGCGCTCCACCTGGTCGGCTTCGGACCCGACCTCGACACCGCCGCCCGCGACGCGATCGAGCAGGGGATCACGTACCTGGCGAGCGAGAAGGGCATGGATGCCGAGGACGCCTACATGCTGCTCTCGCTCGTCGGCGACCTGGTGGTCGGCACCTCACCCCGCCCCATCATGGGCGTGCGGCTCGTCATCCCGAAGCCGATCCTGAGCCAGCTGGGCGGCTCTGGCCGGCCCCCGGAGATCGCATGA
- a CDS encoding methionine synthase, with amino-acid sequence MLDTTIVGSLPKPAWLATPNVLWAPWRLPSETLPEGKRDAVLLALRDQEQAGIDIVTDGEQSRQHFVHGFVEGLEGVDSGRRAFIGIRGDRYKAEVPTVVGPVRRRASIHGAEVRWARAHTTRRLKWTIPGPMTVVDTLADEHYGDRARVALDVAAAINAEARELVTAGVDVIQLDEPAFNVDAYADAVQAWGVEALERAIDGLRCKTAVHICYGYGIRANIEWKASLGLEWRQYERTFPLLARSRIDQVSVEVTNSRVPLALLGLLEAKDVLVGVIDVAIERVETPEEVAATIRRVIEVVPPERLYPCTNCGMAPLPRDVARGKLMALGRGAAIVRAELGGV; translated from the coding sequence ATGCTGGACACGACGATCGTCGGTAGCCTTCCGAAGCCGGCCTGGCTCGCCACTCCGAACGTTCTGTGGGCCCCCTGGCGCCTCCCCTCCGAAACCCTGCCCGAGGGCAAGCGCGACGCCGTCCTCCTGGCCCTGCGCGACCAGGAGCAGGCGGGCATCGACATCGTGACGGACGGCGAGCAGTCGCGCCAGCACTTCGTCCACGGCTTCGTGGAGGGCCTGGAGGGAGTCGATTCCGGCCGGCGAGCCTTCATCGGGATTCGCGGCGACCGCTACAAGGCCGAAGTGCCCACCGTGGTCGGGCCGGTCCGGCGGCGGGCGTCGATCCACGGCGCCGAGGTCCGGTGGGCTCGCGCCCACACGACGCGCCGTCTCAAGTGGACGATTCCGGGACCGATGACCGTCGTCGATACGCTGGCCGACGAGCACTACGGTGACCGGGCCCGGGTGGCCCTGGACGTCGCCGCCGCCATCAACGCCGAGGCCCGCGAGCTCGTCACGGCCGGCGTCGACGTCATCCAGCTCGACGAGCCGGCCTTCAACGTCGACGCCTACGCGGACGCGGTGCAGGCGTGGGGCGTCGAGGCTCTGGAGCGGGCCATCGACGGCCTCCGCTGCAAGACCGCCGTGCACATCTGCTATGGCTACGGGATTCGGGCCAACATCGAGTGGAAGGCGTCGCTGGGCCTCGAGTGGCGCCAGTACGAGCGGACGTTCCCCCTGCTGGCGCGGAGCCGGATCGATCAGGTGTCGGTCGAGGTCACCAATTCGCGGGTGCCGCTCGCGCTGCTCGGCCTGCTGGAGGCCAAGGACGTCCTCGTCGGGGTCATCGACGTCGCCATCGAGCGGGTGGAGACGCCGGAGGAGGTCGCCGCCACGATCCGACGGGTGATCGAGGTCGTGCCGCCGGAGCGCCTCTACCCCTGCACCAATTGCGGGATGGCGCCGCTGCCGCGAGACGTGGCTCGCGGGAAGCTCATGGCCTTGGGCCGGGGCGCGGCCATCGTGCGCGCGGAGCTCGGGGGGGTCTAG